Proteins encoded by one window of Martelella endophytica:
- a CDS encoding helix-turn-helix transcriptional regulator: MAPASVPQTRILRSYFPVHEGWLGLFAYQVLRAGHIQTGPDHRIERQDVPGHEFLFCIRGEGVVTVRGRAHAVRAGEMAWLPVREPHAHRPVREDPWEILWLRVDSANLSRLMAVLTVHDDPVFHFAHPEDVETLLIELLDHLDRSSLAIQAACDRHVSALVEALVEARENRLLEPEVATHKGLGDLMAQIHAHYNEHWDIDKLANACRVSKAQLFRLFQTAFGKTPLAWLRDYRMAQAKRLLVETDDPVSSIAIAVGYPDPLYFSREFKKHAGLSPRAFRASESW, encoded by the coding sequence ATGGCGCCCGCATCTGTGCCCCAGACCCGCATTCTACGCTCCTACTTCCCGGTTCATGAGGGATGGCTGGGGCTCTTCGCCTATCAGGTGCTGCGCGCCGGGCATATCCAGACCGGCCCCGATCACCGGATCGAGCGTCAGGATGTGCCGGGCCATGAGTTCCTGTTCTGCATCAGGGGCGAAGGCGTGGTGACCGTCAGGGGCAGGGCACATGCCGTGCGGGCGGGCGAGATGGCATGGCTGCCGGTCCGCGAACCCCACGCCCACCGGCCGGTGCGGGAAGATCCCTGGGAAATCCTGTGGCTGCGGGTCGACAGCGCCAATCTTTCGCGGCTGATGGCCGTGCTGACCGTGCATGATGATCCGGTGTTTCATTTCGCCCATCCTGAGGATGTCGAAACGCTGCTCATCGAACTGCTCGATCACCTCGACCGCTCGTCGCTCGCCATCCAGGCGGCCTGCGACCGGCATGTCTCCGCGCTTGTCGAGGCGCTGGTGGAGGCCCGCGAGAACCGCCTTCTGGAGCCGGAGGTCGCCACCCACAAGGGGCTCGGCGATCTGATGGCGCAGATCCACGCGCACTACAACGAGCACTGGGATATCGACAAGCTCGCCAATGCCTGCCGGGTGAGCAAGGCGCAGCTCTTCCGGCTGTTCCAGACCGCCTTCGGCAAGACGCCGCTTGCCTGGCTGCGCGACTATCGCATGGCGCAGGCCAAGCGCCTTCTGGTCGAAACCGATGATCCCGTCTCATCGATCGCGATCGCCGTCGGCTATCCCGATCCGCTCTATTTCTCCCGTGAGTTCAAGAAGCATGCGGGGCTGTCGCCACGCGCCTTCAGGGCGAGCGAGAGCTGGTAA
- a CDS encoding ribokinase, translated as MSVLVLGSYAKALVMTADRIPLAGETLLGRDFRQTFGGKGSDMAVQAARLGCPVEFAGVIGDDVFGHEFVALMKEEGIGTAGLRVTEEKPTGAGLIIKDNAARNVIVVDMGANELFSPADVDHALEATKPADIALAQLEIPLETALYGLKAAASGGARTILNPAPAQNLVGKDLSMVDILTPNETEARVALGLAPDDPTPNGEIARRLMETGCRAVVMTLGEDGVFGATSVGTFTIPAFRVDHVDSNGAGDSFNAALAVGLSEGKPLKEAARFAAAVAALCCTRWETVPSYHTRDEVEAFLKQAA; from the coding sequence ATGTCGGTTCTTGTATTGGGAAGTTATGCAAAGGCGCTCGTGATGACCGCCGACAGAATACCGCTGGCGGGAGAAACCCTGCTTGGCCGCGATTTCCGCCAGACATTCGGCGGCAAAGGCTCGGATATGGCGGTGCAGGCCGCAAGGCTCGGCTGCCCGGTGGAATTTGCCGGGGTGATCGGCGATGACGTCTTCGGCCATGAATTCGTGGCGCTGATGAAGGAGGAGGGCATCGGAACGGCGGGTCTCCGGGTCACGGAAGAAAAGCCGACGGGCGCCGGTCTCATCATCAAGGACAATGCCGCGCGCAATGTCATCGTCGTCGACATGGGCGCCAACGAATTGTTCTCGCCCGCCGATGTCGATCACGCGCTTGAAGCGACAAAGCCGGCCGATATCGCCCTTGCCCAGCTCGAAATTCCGCTTGAAACCGCCCTTTACGGCCTGAAGGCGGCGGCGTCCGGAGGTGCGCGGACCATCCTGAACCCGGCGCCGGCGCAGAACCTTGTCGGCAAGGACCTGTCGATGGTCGACATTCTGACGCCGAACGAGACGGAAGCCCGCGTCGCGCTGGGCCTTGCGCCGGATGACCCGACGCCGAATGGGGAGATTGCGCGGCGGCTGATGGAAACCGGCTGCCGGGCCGTGGTGATGACGCTCGGCGAGGACGGCGTGTTCGGCGCGACGTCTGTGGGGACCTTCACCATCCCGGCCTTCAGGGTCGATCACGTCGACAGCAATGGCGCCGGCGACAGTTTCAATGCGGCCCTTGCCGTCGGGCTTTCGGAAGGCAAGCCGCTGAAGGAGGCGGCCCGCTTTGCCGCAGCCGTCGCCGCACTCTGCTGCACGCGCTGGGAAACCGTGCCGTCCTATCATACGCGCGACGAGGTCGAGGCTTTTCTGAAACAGGCCGCCTGA
- the deoC gene encoding deoxyribose-phosphate aldolase — translation MIDFSNREQVAKAIQYTNVNPDLTREGLLAHVKVCAEYGFDAAMIAPCWVKLSKEALAGTGVKVASTVNFPMANDTLEMKLAVVRLLAKEGCDQFDFPPNPGLILGGDEAAYAEELNEVTRVAHEEGMQIKAMLEFGYITDNAMKARVAQLAYEAGIDWVKQSSGWGKGGCAATEEDVKILAANIKAPCRVKVSGKVNTREKMQSLFEAGAELVGTSSGPAIVDGIAGDPNDY, via the coding sequence ATGATCGATTTCAGTAACCGGGAGCAGGTCGCAAAGGCGATCCAGTACACCAACGTCAATCCCGACCTGACCAGGGAAGGGTTGCTCGCGCATGTGAAGGTCTGTGCCGAATATGGCTTCGATGCCGCCATGATTGCGCCGTGCTGGGTGAAGCTCTCCAAGGAGGCGCTGGCCGGCACGGGCGTGAAAGTGGCTTCGACCGTCAATTTCCCGATGGCCAACGATACGTTGGAAATGAAGCTCGCCGTCGTGCGCCTGCTGGCCAAGGAAGGCTGCGACCAGTTCGATTTCCCGCCGAACCCCGGCCTGATCCTCGGTGGCGACGAAGCCGCCTATGCAGAGGAATTGAACGAGGTGACCCGCGTTGCCCATGAAGAGGGCATGCAGATCAAGGCCATGCTGGAATTCGGCTATATCACGGACAATGCGATGAAGGCCCGTGTCGCACAGCTTGCCTATGAAGCCGGTATCGACTGGGTGAAACAGTCGAGCGGCTGGGGCAAGGGCGGATGCGCCGCCACGGAGGAGGATGTGAAGATCCTGGCGGCCAACATCAAGGCGCCCTGCCGCGTCAAGGTGTCCGGCAAGGTCAACACGCGCGAGAAGATGCAGTCGCTGTTTGAGGCCGGTGCCGAGCTGGTGGGCACGAGTTCCGGCCCGGCGATCGTTGATGGCATCGCAGGCGATCCGAACGACTACTGA
- a CDS encoding dihydrodipicolinate synthase family protein, with protein MPRFHGVIPPVSTLFTPDLAFDRESQASLIDHMIEGGVHGLFFLGSNGESQHMPIEMRLEIAEFCIAHVAGRVPVLIGIGLPSTTESIKLGQHAAAHGADAVVAINPFYARLSEANLYRYFREIADNVDLPLMIYNFPVVTGQDLSPELVLKLALDCKNIIGLKDTVDTLSHIRRAIHVIKAQRPDFLVFAGFDEYLHGTLIMGGDGVVPASANFAPQLTVELYEAYRRGDHAAAVAWQQKLVHTSYMTALEAPFYSVVKEGIKMVGFADATAVLPPAAPASPESIRTLHDMLVAAGVLAEPEAVQKLSA; from the coding sequence ATGCCCAGATTTCATGGTGTCATCCCGCCCGTTTCCACCCTCTTCACGCCGGACCTCGCATTTGACCGGGAAAGCCAGGCCAGCCTGATCGACCATATGATCGAAGGCGGCGTGCACGGGCTCTTCTTTCTCGGCAGCAACGGCGAATCCCAGCACATGCCGATCGAGATGCGGCTCGAAATTGCCGAGTTCTGCATCGCCCATGTGGCCGGTCGCGTGCCGGTCCTGATCGGTATCGGCCTGCCGAGCACGACGGAATCGATCAAGCTCGGCCAGCATGCCGCAGCACACGGTGCCGATGCCGTCGTCGCCATCAACCCGTTCTACGCCCGCCTCTCCGAGGCCAATCTCTACCGCTATTTCCGTGAGATTGCCGACAATGTCGACCTGCCGCTGATGATCTACAACTTCCCGGTCGTGACCGGCCAGGATCTGAGCCCCGAGCTTGTCCTGAAGCTCGCGCTCGACTGCAAGAACATCATCGGCCTCAAGGATACGGTCGATACGCTGAGCCACATCCGCCGCGCCATTCATGTCATCAAGGCACAACGCCCGGACTTCCTGGTGTTCGCCGGTTTTGACGAATACCTGCATGGCACGCTGATCATGGGTGGCGATGGTGTTGTGCCGGCCTCGGCCAATTTCGCGCCGCAGCTGACGGTCGAGCTCTATGAAGCCTATCGTCGTGGTGATCACGCTGCAGCGGTCGCCTGGCAGCAGAAGCTTGTGCACACCTCCTACATGACCGCGCTCGAGGCGCCGTTCTATTCCGTCGTCAAGGAAGGCATCAAAATGGTCGGCTTTGCCGATGCGACCGCCGTCCTGCCGCCCGCTGCGCCCGCATCACCGGAAAGCATCAGGACCCTGCACGACATGCTCGTTGCCGCCGGGGTTCTGGCCGAACCGGAGGCGGTGCAGAAGCTTTCGGCGTGA
- the fucO gene encoding lactaldehyde reductase, translated as MNRMILNETAYFGAGARFELVGEVERRGFKKALIVTDGPLVAAGVVGKVTAMLDEAGLAYALFDKVMPNPTIGAVKAGIEAFKAAGADYLIAVGGGSPQDTCKAIGIVIANPEYADIRSLEGVAPTKNPTVPIIALATTAGTAAEVTINYVITDEEKRRKFVCVDPHDIPKVAIIDSDLMKSMPKSLKAATGIDALTHAIEGYITKAAWELTDALHLKAIEIIARSLRASCAGDDKGVEEMALGQYVAGMGFSNVGLGLVHGMAHPLGAFYDTPHGVANAILLPTIMAYNADYTGEKFRDIAIAMKVEGAGEMSLEEVRKAAVNAVRQLSIDVDIPTKLSDVGVKAEDVDALAEAAMADVCTGGNPREAKIEDVKALYRSLL; from the coding sequence ATGAACCGCATGATTTTGAACGAGACCGCCTATTTCGGGGCGGGGGCGCGATTCGAGCTGGTCGGTGAGGTCGAACGCCGCGGCTTCAAGAAAGCGCTCATCGTCACCGATGGTCCGCTGGTTGCTGCCGGTGTCGTCGGCAAGGTGACCGCGATGCTGGATGAGGCGGGGCTTGCCTACGCTCTTTTCGACAAGGTGATGCCCAACCCCACCATCGGTGCGGTCAAGGCCGGCATCGAGGCGTTCAAGGCGGCAGGGGCTGACTATCTGATCGCCGTCGGCGGCGGCTCGCCGCAGGATACCTGCAAGGCGATCGGCATCGTCATTGCCAACCCCGAATATGCCGACATCCGTTCGCTCGAAGGGGTGGCTCCGACAAAGAATCCGACCGTGCCGATCATCGCCCTCGCCACAACCGCCGGCACGGCGGCCGAAGTCACGATCAACTATGTGATCACCGATGAGGAAAAGCGGAGGAAATTCGTCTGCGTCGATCCCCACGACATTCCCAAGGTCGCGATCATCGACAGTGACCTGATGAAGTCCATGCCGAAATCGCTGAAGGCCGCAACCGGCATCGACGCGCTCACCCATGCCATCGAGGGTTATATCACCAAGGCTGCCTGGGAACTGACGGATGCGCTGCATCTGAAGGCGATCGAGATCATCGCCCGCTCGCTGAGGGCCTCCTGCGCCGGCGATGACAAGGGCGTGGAAGAGATGGCGCTCGGCCAGTATGTGGCGGGCATGGGCTTTTCCAACGTCGGTCTCGGCCTCGTGCATGGCATGGCCCATCCGCTCGGCGCCTTCTACGACACGCCGCACGGCGTTGCCAACGCGATCCTGCTGCCAACGATCATGGCTTACAACGCCGATTACACCGGTGAGAAGTTCCGCGACATCGCCATTGCCATGAAGGTCGAGGGCGCTGGCGAAATGAGCCTCGAAGAGGTTCGCAAGGCGGCCGTCAATGCGGTTCGCCAGCTCTCCATCGATGTCGACATCCCGACCAAGCTCTCCGATGTCGGCGTGAAGGCGGAAGATGTCGATGCGCTCGCAGAAGCCGCCATGGCCGACGTCTGCACCGGCGGCAATCCGCGCGAAGCGAAGATCGAAGACGTCAAGGCGCTCTACCGCTCGCTGCTCTGA
- a CDS encoding amidohydrolase family protein — translation MLDIIDSHVHLWSPATIVPPWVAEVPVLNRSFGLAEWREDAGAGDAFRLAGAVYVEIDAAPQDRAEENRAVFSMVADEASPVRAAVIAASLSEGDITAQLVPWLSEPGLAGIRQVLHMPSSPAGLCLEPAFIANLQALGRHRLAFDACMRPGELGDLARAAEAAPETVIVLDHAGNPGEGFLRDGLAGLDEWWAGIERLAACRNVFCKISGMTLPENASPEITQGAIDALLDRFGDDRVMFASNFPVNRLGTASRPWIDFLISATARRGTAWQARFFGENAARAYRLDD, via the coding sequence ATGCTGGATATCATCGATTCCCATGTTCACCTCTGGTCGCCGGCAACGATCGTGCCGCCATGGGTGGCCGAAGTGCCGGTGTTGAACCGAAGTTTCGGCCTCGCCGAATGGCGTGAGGATGCGGGAGCAGGCGACGCCTTCCGGCTTGCCGGCGCCGTCTATGTCGAAATCGACGCCGCACCACAGGATCGGGCAGAGGAAAACCGGGCGGTGTTCTCCATGGTGGCCGATGAGGCGAGCCCGGTCCGGGCTGCTGTGATCGCTGCAAGTCTCTCCGAGGGCGATATCACGGCGCAGCTTGTGCCCTGGCTTTCGGAGCCTGGCCTTGCGGGCATACGGCAGGTCCTGCACATGCCGTCGTCGCCGGCCGGCCTCTGCCTGGAGCCTGCGTTCATCGCCAATCTCCAGGCCCTTGGCAGGCATCGACTTGCCTTCGATGCCTGCATGCGGCCGGGAGAGCTTGGAGATCTGGCGCGCGCTGCCGAGGCCGCGCCGGAGACGGTGATCGTGCTCGATCACGCCGGCAATCCGGGCGAGGGCTTCCTGCGCGATGGCCTCGCCGGGCTTGACGAATGGTGGGCCGGCATCGAGCGCCTTGCCGCCTGCCGCAACGTTTTCTGCAAAATTTCCGGCATGACGCTGCCGGAAAACGCATCACCTGAGATAACGCAAGGCGCGATCGATGCGCTTCTGGATAGATTTGGTGACGACCGGGTGATGTTCGCCTCGAATTTCCCGGTCAACCGGCTGGGGACGGCATCACGCCCCTGGATCGATTTTCTGATCTCGGCCACCGCCCGGCGAGGCACGGCGTGGCAGGCAAGGTTTTTCGGCGAAAACGCCGCCAGGGCCTATCGGCTCGACGACTGA
- a CDS encoding aldo/keto reductase produces MSFHGRNFSLKYHPLGRTGIDVPEIAFGAASLGSIYFDVSQDEANKAVAVALENGINYFDVAPYYGMTTAETALGAALKAMDRNTFHIATKIGRYGDAEWDFSADATRRSIEASLKRLGTDYIDVIQCHDIEYGDRQQLVHEALPTLRKLKEEGVVRNIGITGYLLDVLESVAKEQQVDTVMAYCTYTLQDRRLGPVAKRLSEAGIGVLNASPLGMGLLTQRGAPDWHPGNEKVIELANAAARLCKARGSDISELAIKFALSTAREFDIATTVIGTARAENVMRNISWAGEVIDPDLLEDVEAVLEPVIGAGWDVLPGSGGKAGK; encoded by the coding sequence ATGTCGTTTCATGGGAGGAACTTTAGCCTGAAATATCATCCGCTTGGACGGACCGGCATCGATGTGCCGGAGATCGCCTTCGGTGCGGCCTCGCTCGGCAGCATCTATTTCGATGTCTCGCAGGACGAAGCCAACAAGGCGGTTGCCGTGGCGCTTGAAAACGGCATCAACTATTTCGACGTCGCGCCCTATTACGGCATGACGACGGCGGAAACGGCGCTCGGGGCGGCGCTGAAGGCAATGGACCGCAACACCTTTCACATCGCCACCAAGATCGGCCGTTATGGCGATGCGGAGTGGGACTTTTCCGCCGATGCCACCCGCCGCTCGATCGAGGCCAGCCTGAAGCGGCTCGGGACCGACTACATCGATGTGATCCAGTGCCACGACATCGAATATGGCGACCGCCAGCAGCTCGTTCACGAAGCGCTGCCGACGCTGCGCAAGCTCAAGGAAGAAGGCGTTGTCCGCAATATCGGCATCACCGGCTATCTGCTGGATGTGCTGGAAAGCGTGGCGAAGGAACAGCAGGTCGATACCGTCATGGCCTATTGCACCTACACGCTGCAGGATCGTCGCCTCGGCCCGGTTGCCAAGCGGCTGTCCGAGGCGGGGATCGGCGTGCTGAATGCCTCGCCGCTCGGTATGGGGCTGCTGACGCAGCGTGGCGCGCCGGACTGGCATCCCGGCAATGAGAAGGTGATCGAGCTCGCCAACGCCGCCGCCCGCCTCTGCAAGGCACGGGGTAGCGATATCTCCGAGCTGGCCATCAAGTTCGCGCTCTCCACGGCCCGGGAATTCGATATTGCCACCACGGTCATCGGCACGGCGCGTGCAGAGAACGTCATGCGCAATATCAGCTGGGCGGGCGAGGTCATCGATCCGGATCTTCTGGAGGATGTCGAGGCCGTGCTGGAGCCGGTCATCGGCGCGGGCTGGGATGTTCTGCCGGGAAGCGGCGGCAAGGCCGGCAAGTGA
- a CDS encoding mandelate racemase/muconate lactonizing enzyme family protein, which produces MKITGYRSLTTVCDWGRPVGDINGIIENGVTDVPVLIIETDEGVSGIGLGGHSDIERVFPALEGEDPRAVTALYDRMQGYVFKTGHCGSVFGAIGVADMALWDLKAKLAGEPLWRLLGARDRFVPGYASGLDYALDDQALVAYYGQWAERGFSSAKIKGGSDPSSDIIRLKAVRDVLSVNAPRPSMMLDVNESWSRKEAVRYMRAIEDQIDLTWIEEPMRRWDADGHAVLTGACRAAIATGENLTGLEQYRPFFDKNAVDIVQAGSCWGITHFLRVANWAHAHDLPVSPVGYNANPVAHAAAAVPNHIACEIQNIAPPFGISVDQQIADGGIILGDKPGFGFEVDEVAISRRQLNGVWADKAGPHVRTARAGLGTGAKTKV; this is translated from the coding sequence ATGAAGATCACCGGTTACCGGAGCCTGACGACGGTTTGCGACTGGGGCCGCCCTGTCGGCGATATCAATGGCATCATCGAAAACGGTGTGACGGATGTTCCCGTCCTGATCATCGAGACGGATGAGGGCGTCTCCGGCATTGGCCTTGGCGGACACAGCGATATCGAGCGGGTGTTTCCGGCGCTGGAAGGCGAGGACCCGCGGGCGGTGACCGCGCTCTATGACCGCATGCAGGGCTATGTTTTCAAGACCGGTCATTGCGGTTCGGTCTTCGGCGCCATCGGCGTCGCCGACATGGCGCTCTGGGATCTCAAGGCAAAGCTCGCAGGCGAACCGTTGTGGCGGCTTCTCGGCGCGCGCGACCGGTTCGTGCCCGGCTATGCCTCGGGCCTCGACTATGCGCTCGATGATCAGGCGCTGGTCGCCTATTACGGCCAGTGGGCCGAGCGCGGCTTCTCGTCGGCCAAGATCAAGGGCGGAAGCGACCCATCGAGCGACATCATCCGTCTGAAGGCCGTCCGTGATGTGCTTTCCGTCAATGCGCCCCGGCCCTCAATGATGCTTGATGTCAACGAGAGCTGGTCGCGCAAGGAGGCGGTCCGCTACATGCGCGCGATCGAGGATCAGATCGACCTCACCTGGATCGAGGAGCCGATGCGTCGCTGGGATGCCGATGGCCATGCGGTCCTGACCGGCGCCTGTCGCGCCGCGATCGCCACGGGTGAGAACCTGACGGGTCTCGAGCAGTATCGCCCGTTCTTCGACAAGAACGCCGTCGATATCGTCCAGGCCGGTAGCTGCTGGGGGATCACGCATTTCCTGCGGGTGGCCAACTGGGCGCATGCGCATGACCTGCCGGTGAGCCCGGTCGGCTACAATGCCAACCCGGTGGCTCACGCGGCGGCCGCCGTTCCCAATCATATTGCCTGCGAAATCCAGAACATCGCGCCGCCCTTCGGCATTTCCGTCGATCAGCAGATCGCCGATGGCGGCATCATTCTGGGCGACAAGCCGGGCTTCGGCTTCGAGGTGGACGAGGTCGCGATCTCGCGGCGCCAGCTGAATGGCGTGTGGGCCGACAAGGCAGGGCCGCATGTCCGCACCGCGAGAGCGGGGCTCGGCACGGGGGCAAAGACGAAAGTTTGA
- a CDS encoding FadR/GntR family transcriptional regulator, with the protein MSEETGNVAAPGMPDAAAFAKRGRLADAVIEHLTTAIVTGAYPEGKALPTETALCDMYKVSRTVIREVSTTLAEKGLIVSQQGRGTIVQEQSKWNLLDATVLSALFRRDDGLAYLDSLIEIRLLLECAMSSRAAERITPEEVSELQSLLERLKTISSDPVAYGAADLEFHDFIMKVSGNQLGRAIINGIQGQALATRDYHGHPTVTDIAATHQAHVAIVDAISLHDPEAAARAMHDHIEGSWKHRRRSVG; encoded by the coding sequence GTGAGCGAAGAGACAGGAAACGTGGCGGCTCCCGGAATGCCCGACGCAGCAGCCTTTGCCAAACGCGGTCGCCTTGCCGACGCCGTCATTGAACACCTGACCACCGCAATCGTCACCGGCGCCTATCCGGAAGGCAAGGCGCTTCCGACCGAGACCGCGCTCTGCGACATGTACAAGGTTTCCCGAACCGTCATCCGCGAGGTCTCCACCACGCTCGCCGAAAAGGGCCTGATCGTCTCCCAGCAGGGGCGCGGCACCATCGTGCAGGAGCAATCGAAGTGGAACCTGCTCGACGCCACCGTGCTCTCCGCCCTGTTTCGCCGCGACGACGGCCTTGCCTATCTCGACAGCCTGATCGAGATCCGGCTGCTTCTCGAATGCGCGATGTCATCGCGCGCTGCCGAACGGATCACGCCGGAGGAAGTATCTGAGCTTCAAAGCCTGCTCGAGCGGCTGAAGACCATCTCCTCGGATCCTGTCGCCTACGGTGCCGCCGACCTGGAGTTCCACGACTTCATCATGAAAGTCTCGGGCAACCAGCTCGGCCGCGCCATCATCAACGGCATCCAGGGACAGGCACTGGCAACGCGCGACTATCACGGACACCCGACGGTGACCGATATTGCTGCGACGCACCAGGCCCATGTAGCGATCGTCGACGCCATTTCCCTGCATGATCCGGAAGCCGCGGCCAGGGCGATGCACGACCATATCGAAGGCTCGTGGAAGCACCGCCGCCGTTCTGTCGGTTGA
- a CDS encoding MFS transporter, with translation MTVEVTTDIPAQDVREEPADGAHVTGNARRRLLFSLMLNNFVLLALYCGVLGVLLPNQIAALDPANKAANLAILFAITSVFSTLTTPIAGAFSDRTRSRWGRRTPWIAAGALVGAACLFGVSFMTTFVSITVIWVMASIALNSMQPALTTVVADRFSVKNRGIAGGFVGAGMTAGVAAGPFIAGRLANQMVLAYGVFALAIAVTCVAFVLVNREKPSLDDVPREKFRLGEFLHGFWEPLKSHDFAWAFAGRFVIYMGYQGIATYLLYILMDYIKLSNDDANIMIGNLASVTFVFVVIASLGGGYLSDWMQRRKPFVFIASLFMTAAMIVPLIMPNIQGMYIYAALIGIGYGAFMSIDLALMTQVLPKTERGDNGKDLGVLTTAVNIPQIISPPMAAILLGIFNGNYQVLFIAAVIFVGLGSFCVLPIRTVR, from the coding sequence ATGACTGTCGAAGTCACCACCGATATCCCGGCGCAGGACGTCCGGGAGGAACCCGCAGACGGCGCCCATGTCACCGGCAATGCCCGGCGGCGGCTCCTGTTCTCGCTGATGCTCAACAACTTCGTGTTGCTGGCACTTTATTGCGGTGTGCTGGGCGTTCTCCTGCCCAACCAGATCGCGGCGCTCGATCCGGCCAACAAGGCCGCCAATCTCGCGATCCTGTTTGCCATCACCTCCGTCTTCTCGACCCTGACGACACCGATCGCCGGGGCCTTCTCCGACCGCACCCGCTCGCGGTGGGGACGGCGCACGCCGTGGATCGCCGCCGGCGCGCTTGTCGGCGCAGCCTGCCTTTTCGGCGTGTCCTTCATGACGACATTCGTCTCGATCACCGTCATCTGGGTGATGGCCTCGATCGCGCTGAACTCGATGCAGCCGGCGCTGACGACCGTCGTCGCCGACCGCTTCTCGGTCAAGAACCGCGGCATTGCCGGCGGTTTCGTCGGAGCCGGCATGACCGCCGGTGTCGCGGCCGGGCCGTTCATAGCAGGGCGCCTCGCAAACCAGATGGTGCTGGCCTACGGCGTCTTCGCGCTTGCAATCGCCGTCACCTGCGTCGCCTTCGTGCTGGTCAACCGTGAAAAGCCTTCGCTTGACGACGTGCCGCGGGAAAAATTCCGTCTCGGGGAATTCCTGCACGGCTTCTGGGAGCCGCTGAAGAGCCACGACTTCGCCTGGGCCTTTGCCGGACGTTTCGTCATCTACATGGGCTATCAGGGCATCGCCACCTATCTGCTCTACATCCTGATGGACTACATCAAGCTGTCGAACGACGACGCCAACATCATGATCGGCAACCTGGCCTCGGTCACCTTCGTCTTCGTCGTCATCGCCTCGCTCGGCGGCGGGTATCTGTCGGATTGGATGCAGCGTCGCAAACCGTTCGTGTTCATCGCCAGCCTGTTCATGACGGCCGCGATGATCGTGCCGCTGATCATGCCGAACATTCAGGGCATGTATATCTATGCAGCGCTGATCGGCATCGGCTACGGCGCCTTCATGTCCATCGACCTCGCCTTGATGACCCAGGTCCTGCCGAAGACCGAACGCGGCGACAACGGCAAGGACCTTGGCGTCCTGACCACGGCCGTCAACATTCCGCAGATCATCAGCCCACCGATGGCCGCCATCCTGCTCGGCATCTTCAACGGCAACTATCAGGTGCTGTTCATCGCCGCCGTCATCTTCGTCGGCCTCGGTTCCTTCTGCGTCCTGCCGATCCGCACGGTCCGCTAG
- a CDS encoding L-rhamnose mutarotase produces MSTVRKCFAVDLHDDPALIERYREFHKPGGPPKAVTEAIRADDIRVLEIYLVGNRMFMIMEQGDDFDATAKAERDAENPDVTAWDDMMKTTYQKRLPFAPEGSTWIEMERIYSLDEQ; encoded by the coding sequence ATGAGTACTGTCCGCAAATGCTTCGCTGTCGATCTCCACGACGATCCGGCGCTCATCGAACGCTACAGGGAATTCCACAAGCCCGGCGGCCCGCCAAAGGCGGTCACCGAAGCCATCCGCGCGGACGACATCCGCGTCCTGGAAATCTACCTCGTCGGCAACCGCATGTTCATGATCATGGAACAGGGCGACGATTTCGATGCCACGGCCAAGGCCGAGCGCGATGCCGAAAACCCGGACGTCACCGCCTGGGACGACATGATGAAAACCACCTACCAGAAACGCCTTCCCTTCGCCCCTGAAGGCTCAACCTGGATCGAGATGGAACGGATCTATTCGCTCGACGAGCAGTGA